The Chelatococcus sp. HY11 genome includes a window with the following:
- a CDS encoding DNA-3-methyladenine glycosylase 2 family protein, which yields MQTAPPVASHNPFDDSQMLPISTEETLAANLAALIAHDPLMAQLVAAGAAPPLRLRQAGFAGLASIITAQQLSTASADAIWRRLLERFPTLEAGDIASAADVDMRAVGLSAGKIRTLKALAIAISEDGLALDRLHEMPAEEAEKALVAVHGIGKWTAEVYLLFCTGHPDILPAGDLALQEAARLALGTAWEQERRPTERELRAIAERWRPWRGTAARVLWAYYRIAKGREGMTLAKPA from the coding sequence ATGCAAACCGCACCTCCGGTTGCTTCACATAACCCGTTCGACGATAGCCAGATGTTGCCGATCTCGACTGAAGAGACGCTGGCGGCGAACCTTGCCGCCCTTATCGCCCATGATCCCCTCATGGCTCAACTGGTGGCCGCCGGCGCCGCCCCTCCCCTGCGGCTGCGCCAGGCGGGCTTTGCCGGGCTCGCCAGCATCATCACCGCGCAGCAGCTGTCCACCGCGAGCGCGGATGCGATCTGGCGCCGCCTGTTGGAACGCTTCCCCACCCTGGAGGCAGGCGATATCGCCTCCGCCGCCGACGTGGATATGCGCGCGGTCGGCCTGTCCGCGGGCAAGATCCGCACGCTCAAGGCCCTCGCCATCGCCATCTCCGAGGACGGCCTCGCGCTCGATCGCCTGCATGAGATGCCGGCCGAGGAGGCCGAGAAAGCGCTGGTGGCGGTGCATGGAATCGGCAAATGGACCGCGGAGGTCTATCTCCTGTTCTGCACGGGCCATCCCGATATTCTGCCAGCCGGCGACCTCGCCCTGCAGGAGGCGGCACGGCTTGCACTGGGCACAGCCTGGGAACAAGAGCGGCGGCCGACGGAAAGAGAACTCCGCGCGATCGCGGAACGCTGGCGGCCGTGGCGCGGCACGGCCGCGCGCGTTCTATGGGCGTACTACCGCATCGCCAAAGGACGAGAGGGTATGACGCTGGCAAAGCCGGCCTGA
- the purL gene encoding phosphoribosylformylglycinamidine synthase subunit PurL codes for MLRNDIAITPQLVAEHGLKPDEYERFKALIGREPTITELGIVSAMWNEHCSYKSSRLHLKTLPTKAPWVIQGPGENAGVIDIGDGDAIVFKMESHNHPSFIEPYQGAATGVGGILRDVFTMGARPIAALNLLRFGSPEHPKTRHLVGGVVAGIGGYGNSFGVPTVGGSVNFHTRYDGNILVNAMAVGLARADEIFYAKATGVGRPIVYLGSKTGRDGIHGATMASASFEANAEEKRPTVQVGDPFAEKLLLEACLEIMAKGCVIAIQDMGAAGLTSSAVEMGAKGNLGIELDLDKVPCREEGMTAYEMMLSESQERMLMVLDPDKEEEAEAVFRKWGLDFAVIGQTTDTLRFVVKHGGEVMADLPIKELGDEAPMYDRPHVPSPKLPVIAAEAVNAPVPAREALLKLIATPDLASKRWVWEQYDHIIQGNTVQTPGGDAAIVRIKDGPKGIALTTDVTQRYCEADPVEGGKQAVAEAWRNLTAVGAKPLALTDNLNFGNPERPEYMGQLVGAIGGIGEACRALDFPIVSGNVSLYNETQGRGILPTPSIGGVGLIADVTKAASLPFKAAGEAILIIGETAGWLGQSVYLRDVCGREEGAPPPVDLSAERRNGDVVRELILAGEATAVHDLSDGGLAVALAEMAMASGIGATIDALPGSLPVHAFLFGEDQGRYIVTVPSAKAGEVIAAAAKAGVPVTRLGTTGGDALQWPGEAPISIADLKGRHEAWLPDYMAGKVST; via the coding sequence ATGCTTCGCAACGATATCGCCATCACGCCGCAACTCGTCGCCGAGCATGGTCTGAAGCCGGACGAATATGAGCGCTTCAAGGCCCTGATCGGCCGTGAGCCGACCATTACGGAACTCGGCATCGTCTCGGCGATGTGGAACGAGCACTGCTCCTACAAGTCCTCGCGCCTGCACCTGAAGACCCTGCCGACCAAGGCCCCCTGGGTCATCCAGGGGCCCGGCGAGAATGCGGGCGTGATCGACATCGGCGACGGCGATGCCATCGTCTTCAAGATGGAGAGCCATAACCACCCGTCCTTCATCGAGCCCTACCAGGGCGCGGCGACGGGTGTCGGCGGCATTCTCCGCGATGTCTTCACTATGGGCGCCCGCCCGATCGCAGCGCTCAACCTGCTGCGCTTCGGTTCGCCCGAGCATCCCAAGACCCGCCATCTCGTCGGCGGCGTCGTGGCTGGCATCGGCGGCTACGGCAATTCCTTCGGCGTGCCGACTGTCGGCGGCTCCGTGAATTTCCACACGCGCTACGACGGCAACATCCTCGTCAATGCCATGGCCGTCGGCCTCGCCCGCGCGGACGAAATCTTCTACGCCAAGGCGACCGGCGTCGGCCGCCCGATCGTCTATCTCGGTTCCAAGACCGGCCGCGACGGCATCCATGGCGCCACCATGGCCTCGGCGTCTTTCGAGGCGAATGCCGAGGAGAAGCGCCCCACGGTGCAGGTCGGCGACCCCTTCGCTGAGAAGCTCCTGCTGGAAGCCTGTCTGGAAATCATGGCCAAGGGCTGCGTCATCGCCATCCAGGACATGGGCGCGGCGGGCCTCACCTCCTCGGCCGTCGAGATGGGCGCCAAGGGCAACCTCGGCATCGAGCTCGATCTCGACAAGGTGCCGTGCCGCGAGGAAGGCATGACCGCCTATGAGATGATGCTGTCGGAGAGCCAGGAGCGCATGCTCATGGTGCTCGACCCCGACAAGGAGGAGGAAGCCGAGGCGGTATTCCGCAAATGGGGCCTCGACTTCGCGGTCATCGGTCAGACCACCGACACGCTGCGCTTCGTCGTGAAGCACGGCGGCGAGGTGATGGCTGACCTGCCGATCAAGGAGCTTGGCGACGAAGCGCCGATGTATGATCGCCCGCATGTGCCCTCGCCCAAGCTGCCGGTCATCGCCGCCGAAGCGGTCAATGCACCTGTCCCGGCGCGCGAGGCCCTGCTGAAGCTCATCGCCACGCCGGACCTCGCCTCCAAGCGCTGGGTGTGGGAGCAGTACGACCACATCATCCAGGGCAACACAGTGCAGACGCCGGGCGGCGACGCGGCTATCGTGCGCATCAAGGACGGCCCCAAGGGCATCGCGCTGACCACCGACGTGACGCAGCGCTATTGCGAGGCCGATCCGGTCGAGGGCGGCAAGCAGGCGGTGGCGGAAGCCTGGCGCAACCTCACGGCGGTCGGTGCGAAGCCACTGGCCTTGACCGACAACCTCAATTTCGGAAATCCCGAACGGCCGGAATACATGGGTCAGCTTGTCGGCGCCATCGGCGGCATCGGCGAGGCCTGCCGGGCGCTCGATTTCCCGATCGTCTCCGGCAATGTCTCACTCTACAACGAGACGCAGGGGCGCGGCATCCTCCCGACGCCCTCGATCGGCGGCGTCGGCCTCATCGCCGACGTGACCAAGGCCGCTAGCCTGCCCTTCAAGGCGGCCGGCGAGGCCATCCTCATCATCGGCGAGACGGCGGGATGGCTTGGCCAGTCGGTCTATCTGCGCGATGTCTGCGGCCGTGAGGAAGGCGCGCCACCGCCCGTCGACCTTTCCGCCGAGCGTCGCAACGGTGATGTCGTGCGCGAGCTTATCCTTGCTGGCGAGGCGACGGCCGTCCATGACCTGTCCGACGGCGGCTTGGCCGTGGCGCTCGCGGAAATGGCGATGGCCTCCGGCATCGGCGCCACGATCGATGCCCTGCCCGGGAGCCTGCCCGTCCATGCCTTCCTCTTCGGCGAGGACCAGGGGCGCTACATTGTGACGGTACCATCCGCCAAGGCCGGTGAGGTGATAGCCGCGGCGGCGAAAGCCGGGGTGCCCGTGACGCGTCTCGGCACCACGGGCGGGGATGCGTTGCAGTGGCCCGGCGAAGCGCCCATATCAATCGCTGATCTCAAGGGCCGGCATGAGGCATGGCTCCCGGACTACATGGCTGGTAAAGTTTCAACCTGA
- a CDS encoding dienelactone hydrolase family protein: protein MAQDLNGPRLPAKSGTAKQLVVFLHGYGADGNDLIEIGRQWQPWLPDAAFVSPHAPEPCVGAPMGRQWFPLTRMDPNERWNGVRHAEPTLNDFLDAELSRQGVSPDKLALVGFSQGTMMALHVGLRRKVAPAAVLGFSGLFVTSASSAPEPAADGPLGRPPVFLLHGDSDEVIPAQALFMSAEELAKADVPCQWHLAAGLGHGIDNEGLRQGGLFLAQSFGLPYPAA from the coding sequence ATGGCTCAGGATCTGAACGGACCGCGCCTGCCCGCCAAAAGCGGGACAGCCAAACAGCTCGTTGTGTTCCTGCATGGCTACGGCGCCGACGGAAACGACCTCATCGAGATCGGCCGGCAATGGCAACCGTGGCTGCCGGACGCCGCCTTCGTCTCGCCCCATGCGCCGGAGCCTTGCGTCGGCGCGCCGATGGGCCGCCAGTGGTTTCCGCTGACGCGCATGGACCCCAACGAACGCTGGAATGGCGTGCGCCATGCCGAACCCACGCTCAATGATTTCCTGGATGCGGAGCTGTCTCGCCAAGGTGTGAGCCCGGACAAGCTGGCGCTCGTCGGCTTCAGCCAGGGCACGATGATGGCGCTTCATGTCGGGTTGCGGCGCAAGGTGGCACCGGCGGCCGTCCTCGGTTTTTCCGGCCTGTTCGTCACATCCGCGAGCAGCGCTCCAGAGCCGGCCGCAGACGGCCCGCTCGGCCGCCCGCCCGTCTTTCTCCTGCACGGGGATTCCGACGAGGTCATCCCGGCGCAGGCTCTGTTCATGTCGGCCGAGGAATTGGCGAAGGCCGACGTGCCATGCCAGTGGCACCTCGCGGCCGGACTTGGCCATGGCATCGACAATGAAGGCCTGCGGCAGGGCGGGTTGTTTCTCGCCCAGTCCTTCGGACTCCCCTATCCGGCGGCCTGA
- the purS gene encoding phosphoribosylformylglycinamidine synthase subunit PurS, with amino-acid sequence MKARVIVTLKTGVLDPQGKAIEGALASLGVDGVASVRQGKVFDVELSTADQAKAEAALKQACEKLLANTVIENYRIETGV; translated from the coding sequence ATGAAAGCCCGCGTGATCGTCACCTTGAAGACGGGTGTGCTCGACCCGCAGGGCAAGGCCATCGAGGGCGCGCTTGCGTCGCTCGGCGTGGATGGCGTCGCCAGCGTCCGGCAGGGCAAGGTGTTCGACGTCGAACTCTCAACCGCCGACCAGGCCAAAGCCGAGGCCGCGCTGAAGCAGGCTTGCGAGAAGCTTCTCGCCAACACGGTCATCGAGAACTACCGCATCGAAACAGGGGTCTGA
- the gluQRS gene encoding tRNA glutamyl-Q(34) synthetase GluQRS, translating into MQPVFRFAPSPNGYLHLGHAYSALLNNSLAMAFNGIWLLRIEDIDTTRCRPAFEQALYEDLEWLGLTWPAPVLRQSRELGVYRAALARLDAMGLLYPCAASRQDIAAALTRREAGGAAPWPRDPDGTPRHPGLVDRLSHTEAEAFTSRGEPVAWRLDMGKALATIAANDSPLVWMRFTAEGELSTIAAQAARWGDVVLARKDIGTSYHLSVVVDDARQGVTHVVRGKDLEAATDVHCLLQRLLGLPTPAYLHHDLIQDSGGEKLAKSRGSTALRELRAGGLTAADIWERLGFAPCPD; encoded by the coding sequence ATTCAGCCGGTGTTTCGCTTCGCCCCGAGCCCGAATGGCTATCTGCACCTCGGCCATGCCTATTCCGCGTTGCTCAACAATTCGCTGGCCATGGCGTTCAACGGTATCTGGCTGCTCAGGATCGAGGACATCGATACCACGCGCTGCCGGCCTGCCTTCGAGCAGGCCCTTTACGAGGATCTCGAATGGCTCGGCCTGACATGGCCAGCGCCCGTGCTGCGCCAGTCGCGGGAACTTGGCGTCTATCGCGCGGCGCTTGCGAGGCTTGACGCCATGGGGCTTCTCTATCCCTGCGCCGCGAGCCGGCAGGACATCGCGGCGGCCCTTACCCGTCGCGAGGCGGGCGGGGCGGCGCCCTGGCCGCGTGATCCCGACGGCACCCCGCGCCATCCCGGGCTGGTCGACAGGCTTTCGCATACCGAGGCTGAGGCCTTCACCAGTCGCGGGGAGCCCGTGGCATGGAGGCTCGACATGGGAAAGGCGCTCGCCACGATCGCCGCCAACGATTCGCCGCTCGTCTGGATGCGTTTCACGGCGGAGGGCGAGCTGTCGACTATCGCGGCGCAGGCGGCGCGTTGGGGCGATGTCGTCCTCGCCCGCAAGGACATCGGCACGAGCTATCATCTTTCCGTCGTGGTGGACGACGCTCGCCAAGGCGTGACCCACGTGGTTCGCGGCAAGGATCTCGAAGCGGCGACGGATGTGCACTGCCTGCTGCAGAGGCTGCTCGGCTTGCCGACGCCGGCTTACCTGCATCACGATCTCATTCAGGATAGCGGAGGCGAGAAGCTCGCCAAAAGCCGGGGATCGACCGCCCTGAGGGAGTTGCGGGCGGGAGGGCTGACAGCGGCCGACATATGGGAACGGCTGGGCTTCGCGCCATGCCCGGACTGA
- the purQ gene encoding phosphoribosylformylglycinamidine synthase subunit PurQ, translated as MKAAVVVFPGSNRDGDVARALTAAGASVTSAWHADTDLPAGTDLVVLPGGFSYGDYLRCGAIAGRAVIMDAVRAHAARGGLVLGICNGFQILCESGLLPGVLMRNADLHFVCRRQHLTVERNDTAFTEGYRQGQVIDVCIAHGEGNYVADPDTLARIEGDGRVAFRYCDASGAHTAEANPNGSLNDIAGIYSQKLNVLGMMPHPENLIDDLVGGTDGRGLFAGLAALAA; from the coding sequence ATGAAGGCCGCCGTCGTCGTATTTCCCGGCTCGAACCGCGATGGCGACGTCGCGCGGGCCTTGACCGCCGCCGGCGCGAGCGTCACCTCCGCCTGGCATGCAGACACCGACTTGCCCGCCGGCACCGATCTCGTGGTGCTGCCGGGCGGCTTCTCCTACGGCGATTATCTCCGCTGCGGCGCGATCGCCGGCCGCGCGGTGATCATGGACGCGGTTCGCGCCCATGCGGCGCGTGGCGGCCTCGTCCTCGGCATCTGCAACGGCTTCCAGATCCTCTGCGAATCGGGCCTCTTGCCGGGTGTGCTGATGCGCAACGCGGATCTGCATTTCGTCTGCCGCCGCCAGCATCTGACCGTCGAGCGCAATGACACGGCCTTCACCGAAGGCTATCGCCAAGGTCAGGTCATCGACGTCTGCATCGCCCATGGCGAGGGCAACTATGTCGCCGATCCCGACACGCTGGCGCGCATCGAAGGCGACGGACGCGTGGCCTTCCGCTACTGCGACGCGTCGGGCGCGCACACGGCTGAAGCCAACCCTAACGGCTCGCTCAACGACATCGCCGGCATCTATTCGCAGAAGCTGAACGTGCTCGGCATGATGCCCCACCCTGAAAACCTGATCGACGATCTCGTCGGCGGCACCGACGGCCGGGGCCTGTTCGCCGGGCTCGCGGCCCTGGCGGCCTGA
- a CDS encoding BolA family transcriptional regulator, which produces MAMDAHDIEVLIKAHIPDAVVEIRDLAGDGDHYAATVVAPSFKGKSRLQQHQMVYAALQGRMGGVLHALALTTSAPQD; this is translated from the coding sequence ATGGCAATGGATGCCCACGACATCGAGGTGCTGATAAAGGCCCATATTCCCGATGCCGTCGTCGAGATCCGTGACCTGGCGGGGGACGGGGATCACTATGCCGCGACGGTGGTAGCGCCCTCCTTCAAGGGCAAAAGCCGCCTGCAGCAGCATCAGATGGTCTATGCCGCGCTTCAGGGCCGCATGGGCGGGGTGTTGCACGCCCTTGCGCTGACGACCTCGGCTCCCCAAGATTGA
- the grxD gene encoding Grx4 family monothiol glutaredoxin, translating to MTDARAFIDNAVKTNDVVLFMKGTPQFPMCGFSGQVVQILDYLGLAYQGVNVLDDADVRQGIKDYSNWPTIPQLYVKGEFIGGCDIVREMFQSGELQTFLTEKGIAVRQAAG from the coding sequence ATGACCGATGCCCGTGCGTTCATCGACAATGCCGTGAAGACCAACGACGTCGTGCTGTTCATGAAGGGCACGCCGCAATTCCCGATGTGCGGGTTTTCCGGACAGGTCGTTCAGATCCTCGATTATCTCGGCCTCGCCTATCAGGGCGTCAATGTCCTGGACGACGCCGATGTCCGCCAGGGCATCAAGGACTATTCCAACTGGCCGACCATTCCCCAGCTCTATGTGAAGGGGGAGTTCATCGGCGGCTGCGATATCGTGCGCGAGATGTTCCAGTCCGGCGAATTGCAGACCTTCCTCACCGAGAAGGGCATCGCCGTCCGCCAGGCGGCCGGCTAA
- a CDS encoding TlpA disulfide reductase family protein, translating to MGFQFLASRGKVSLALSAVLALAVAGGLVYALAMPNTRTETGACKADAALAARLDELARGEVAAVQVEKRPKPVPPLAFKDQDGKAVTLADFKGRTVLVNLWATWCVPCRKEMPALDQLQTKLGGDDFQVVAINIDTRNLDKPKAWLTENGIHKLGYYADPEAKVFQALKEAGKAFGMPTTVVVDRNGCMLASLAGPAEWASDDAVALIRAAMAR from the coding sequence ATGGGTTTCCAGTTTCTTGCATCGCGCGGCAAAGTCTCGCTCGCGCTGTCGGCGGTTCTGGCCCTCGCTGTTGCCGGCGGCCTCGTCTATGCCCTCGCGATGCCAAACACGCGGACGGAAACGGGGGCCTGCAAAGCGGACGCGGCGCTCGCCGCCCGACTCGACGAACTGGCGCGGGGCGAGGTCGCCGCGGTTCAGGTGGAGAAGCGTCCCAAACCGGTCCCCCCGCTCGCCTTCAAGGACCAGGACGGCAAGGCGGTGACACTGGCCGATTTCAAAGGCCGCACGGTGCTGGTCAATCTATGGGCGACCTGGTGCGTGCCATGCCGCAAAGAGATGCCGGCGCTCGACCAGTTGCAGACGAAGCTGGGCGGAGACGATTTCCAAGTCGTAGCCATCAATATCGACACGCGCAACCTCGACAAGCCGAAAGCCTGGCTTACCGAGAACGGCATCCATAAACTCGGCTACTACGCTGATCCGGAAGCGAAGGTTTTCCAGGCGCTGAAGGAGGCGGGAAAGGCTTTCGGCATGCCGACGACCGTCGTGGTCGATCGCAACGGTTGCATGCTCGCGAGCCTCGCCGGACCGGCCGAATGGGCGTCCGATGATGCGGTCGCCTTGATCAGGGCTGCGATGGCGCGGTGA
- a CDS encoding DUF72 domain-containing protein has product MNAPAKGRILVGIGGWTFEPWRGVFYPKGLAQAKELQYAASHVTAIEINATYYGSQKPESFRRWAQETPEHFVFSVKGPRFATNRKVLAEAGPSIERFVESGVTELGSKLGPLLWQLAGTKRFDPQDMKAFLDLLPESHNGVALRHVIEARHMTFRDPEFLAMLRERNIAAVCIDDIDYPMLPDATADFVYLRLEQSQESEETGYAKADIDAWAKRAALWADGHEPDDLPRVTPQPKDKDAGKPRDVFLYFISGAKVRNPAAAMAMIERLG; this is encoded by the coding sequence ATGAACGCCCCGGCGAAAGGGCGGATCCTCGTCGGCATCGGCGGCTGGACGTTCGAGCCGTGGCGCGGCGTCTTCTATCCAAAGGGCCTCGCCCAGGCGAAAGAGCTGCAATATGCGGCGAGCCACGTCACCGCGATCGAGATCAACGCGACCTATTACGGCTCGCAAAAGCCGGAGAGCTTCCGCCGCTGGGCGCAGGAAACGCCGGAGCACTTCGTGTTCTCGGTGAAGGGACCTCGTTTTGCCACCAACCGCAAGGTACTGGCAGAGGCCGGCCCCTCGATCGAGCGCTTCGTGGAAAGCGGCGTCACGGAACTCGGGTCCAAACTCGGGCCGCTCCTGTGGCAGCTAGCCGGCACGAAGCGTTTCGATCCGCAGGATATGAAGGCTTTCCTCGATCTCCTGCCTGAAAGCCACAACGGTGTCGCGCTGCGCCACGTCATCGAGGCGCGGCATATGACATTCCGCGATCCGGAATTCCTGGCGATGCTCCGGGAGCGCAATATCGCCGCCGTCTGCATCGACGATATCGACTATCCGATGCTTCCTGACGCAACCGCCGATTTCGTCTATCTCCGGCTCGAGCAGTCTCAGGAGAGCGAGGAAACGGGCTATGCCAAGGCCGATATCGATGCTTGGGCAAAGCGCGCGGCGCTCTGGGCTGATGGCCACGAGCCGGATGACCTCCCGCGCGTCACTCCGCAGCCGAAAGACAAGGATGCGGGCAAGCCCCGGGACGTCTTCCTCTATTTCATCAGCGGCGCCAAGGTGAGAAACCCCGCCGCCGCAATGGCAATGATCGAACGGCTGGGCTAG
- a CDS encoding DUF1476 domain-containing protein: MASLDERRDAAEKRFAHDEELRFKATARRNKLLGLWAAAKLGKSGADADAYAKSVILADFEEAGDDDVFRKLRKDFDAAGVSSSDAELRTQMEQLMAQAKAEVLAG, encoded by the coding sequence ATGGCCAGTCTGGACGAGCGTAGGGATGCAGCGGAGAAGCGTTTCGCGCATGACGAGGAACTGCGCTTCAAGGCGACGGCGCGTCGCAACAAGCTGCTTGGTCTCTGGGCGGCCGCCAAGCTCGGCAAAAGCGGTGCTGACGCAGACGCTTATGCGAAGAGCGTCATTCTCGCGGATTTCGAGGAAGCCGGCGACGACGACGTGTTCCGCAAGCTCCGCAAGGACTTTGACGCCGCCGGCGTCTCGTCGAGCGATGCGGAGCTGCGCACGCAGATGGAACAGCTGATGGCTCAGGCCAAGGCGGAAGTTCTCGCCGGCTGA
- a CDS encoding AEC family transporter: MLTILPIILPVFGLVGLGFLARYFNFVTERVGEGLSEFVYAMAIPCLILATLGKATIPATQPWGYWAAYFGGAAIVWIAAALIVRHIYKLNTHEEAVAGFCAAQSNLALVGIPIIGQTYGDEGLVPLFLLLAVHLPIMLSVATVLVEGRDTSIPLLIKRLLASPIVIALFIGALIQFLPKDLAAMQVAWRIIDPISATATPCALLAMGMSLHRYGRSIRLGIPLILATLKLLVHPFIVLILATKVFTMPPAWAGVAVLFAATPTGINAYLFAERYRSGVAIASGAISLSTVLALFTTVLWLFVLGIG; this comes from the coding sequence ATGCTGACGATCCTGCCCATAATCCTCCCAGTCTTTGGCCTGGTCGGTCTCGGTTTTCTGGCGCGATACTTCAATTTCGTCACAGAGCGGGTTGGCGAGGGGCTGTCGGAATTCGTCTATGCCATGGCGATCCCTTGCCTCATCCTGGCCACCCTCGGAAAGGCGACGATACCGGCAACCCAGCCCTGGGGTTATTGGGCCGCCTATTTCGGAGGCGCCGCGATCGTCTGGATCGCCGCGGCGCTCATCGTGCGCCATATCTACAAGCTCAACACACATGAGGAGGCTGTGGCCGGCTTCTGCGCCGCGCAGTCGAACCTCGCCCTGGTCGGCATTCCGATCATCGGCCAGACCTACGGGGATGAGGGACTCGTTCCCCTCTTTCTCCTGCTCGCCGTCCATCTGCCGATCATGCTGTCCGTCGCGACTGTCCTCGTCGAAGGGCGCGACACCTCGATTCCGCTTCTCATCAAGCGCCTTTTGGCGAGCCCTATCGTCATCGCTTTGTTCATCGGTGCGCTGATCCAGTTCCTGCCGAAGGATCTTGCGGCGATGCAGGTCGCCTGGCGCATCATCGATCCGATCAGCGCGACCGCGACCCCCTGCGCGCTGCTGGCCATGGGCATGAGCCTGCATCGCTATGGCCGTTCGATCAGGCTCGGGATTCCGCTCATTCTTGCGACGCTCAAGCTCCTCGTGCATCCCTTCATCGTCCTCATTCTGGCGACGAAGGTCTTCACGATGCCGCCCGCCTGGGCGGGCGTGGCCGTGCTCTTCGCGGCGACGCCGACCGGGATCAACGCCTATCTGTTCGCCGAGCGCTATCGCAGCGGTGTGGCTATCGCCTCGGGCGCCATCAGCCTGTCCACTGTGCTGGCGCTGTTCACGACCGTCCTGTGGTTGTTTGTTCTCGGCATCGGGTAG
- the purC gene encoding phosphoribosylaminoimidazolesuccinocarboxamide synthase, giving the protein MDFLKTRYTPMNRRRRIYEGKAKVLYEGPEPGTLVQHFKDDATAFNAKKHEVIDGKGVLNNRISEYVFQNLNDIGVPTHFIRRLNMREQLIREVEIIPLEVVVRNVAAGSLATRLGIEEGTQLPRSIIEFYYKNDALNDPMVSEEHITAFGWATPQEIDDIMALAIRVNDFLSGLFLGVGIRLVDFKMETGRLWEGDMMRIVVADEISPDSCRLWDIKSADKLDKDRFRRDLGGLIEAYSEVARRLGILGENENPGHAAPRLVQ; this is encoded by the coding sequence ATGGACTTCCTCAAAACACGGTATACGCCGATGAATCGCCGCCGTCGTATCTACGAGGGCAAGGCCAAGGTTCTCTATGAAGGACCCGAGCCTGGCACTCTGGTACAGCACTTCAAGGATGATGCGACCGCTTTCAACGCCAAGAAACACGAGGTGATTGACGGCAAGGGTGTGCTCAACAACCGCATCTCCGAGTACGTTTTCCAAAACCTCAATGACATCGGCGTGCCGACGCATTTCATCCGTCGCCTCAACATGCGCGAGCAGTTGATCCGCGAGGTTGAGATCATCCCGCTCGAGGTTGTCGTGCGCAATGTTGCGGCGGGCTCGCTCGCGACACGCCTCGGCATCGAGGAAGGGACGCAGCTGCCCCGGTCGATCATCGAGTTCTATTACAAGAACGACGCCTTGAACGACCCGATGGTCTCGGAAGAGCACATCACGGCCTTTGGCTGGGCAACGCCCCAGGAGATCGACGACATCATGGCGCTCGCCATTCGTGTCAACGATTTCCTCTCCGGCCTCTTCCTCGGCGTCGGCATCCGTCTCGTCGATTTCAAGATGGAGACCGGACGCCTGTGGGAAGGCGACATGATGCGCATCGTCGTCGCCGACGAGATCTCCCCGGATTCCTGCCGGCTGTGGGACATCAAATCTGCCGACAAGCTCGACAAGGACCGCTTCCGCCGCGATCTCGGCGGCCTCATCGAGGCCTATTCCGAGGTGGCGCGCCGTCTCGGCATCCTCGGCGAGAACGAAAACCCGGGCCACGCCGCACCGCGCTTGGTGCAGTGA